From one Microlunatus sp. Gsoil 973 genomic stretch:
- a CDS encoding ABC transporter permease encodes MTTAAVEARVGQGPLLRRLMRDSSVTVGGAVILLFVLAAIFAPALAALEGQDPYTYHLDTLGPDTAPTGFGGGISSDHWFGVEPLTGRDMFAIVVYGARTSLLVGVAATVVSVLLGVLIGIVAGYFGGWTDRIISRVTDVVFGFPGLIFMITLGAVVPDTFPKPILLIIVIGFFGWPSIARVIRGQTLTLRERNYVVAARASGAGSGHILFSQLLPNLVATIIVFATISIPGKIGAEAALSFLGVGVPPPTPAWGRSIGEAINWISVDPMFLVVPGGALFLITLAFNLFGDGLRDVLDPRTVGGRA; translated from the coding sequence GTGACGACTGCCGCAGTCGAGGCGAGAGTCGGCCAAGGGCCGCTGCTCCGGCGGTTGATGCGTGACTCCTCGGTCACCGTCGGCGGAGCGGTCATCCTGCTCTTCGTGCTCGCCGCGATCTTCGCACCCGCGCTGGCTGCGCTGGAGGGCCAGGATCCGTACACCTACCACCTGGACACGCTCGGCCCGGACACCGCGCCGACCGGGTTCGGTGGTGGGATCAGTTCCGATCACTGGTTCGGCGTCGAACCGTTGACCGGCCGGGACATGTTCGCCATCGTCGTCTACGGCGCCCGGACCTCGCTGCTGGTCGGCGTGGCCGCAACCGTCGTCTCGGTCCTGCTCGGGGTCCTGATCGGGATCGTCGCCGGCTACTTCGGCGGCTGGACGGACCGGATCATCAGCCGGGTGACCGACGTCGTCTTCGGCTTCCCCGGCCTGATCTTCATGATCACCCTTGGCGCTGTGGTGCCCGACACGTTTCCGAAGCCGATCCTGTTGATCATCGTGATCGGATTCTTCGGCTGGCCGTCGATCGCCCGAGTGATCCGTGGCCAGACGCTGACCCTGCGGGAGCGCAACTACGTGGTCGCCGCGCGGGCGTCCGGCGCGGGGTCCGGACACATCCTGTTCAGTCAGTTGTTGCCGAACCTGGTGGCAACGATCATCGTCTTCGCCACCATCTCGATACCGGGCAAGATCGGCGCCGAGGCCGCCCTGTCGTTCCTCGGTGTCGGGGTGCCACCGCCCACTCCGGCATGGGGCCGGTCGATCGGCGAGGCGATCAACTGGATCTCGGTCGACCCGATGTTCCTGGTCGTCCCCGGAGGCGCATTGTTCCTGATCACGCTGGCCTTCAACCTGTTCGGGGACGGACTGCGCGATGTACTGGATCCTCGTACGGTCGGGGGCCGGGCATGA